In Fusarium verticillioides 7600 chromosome 6, whole genome shotgun sequence, the sequence AGTAAGTGGAATATTTGTATTATGATACAGGCCAGTATTAGTTCTGACACAGCACACACAGAGCAGATGGCTACTTTTGGAAAcgcagccaagatcaatATCTGCAGATGTGGGATCGCACTTACAAACGCATTCGATCTTGTATGTCTTGATGGGTTTAACACAGAGAGAGTCTACTAACTCTAGTACTTCTACCAGCCTCCGCATTTAATAATGTTCCGCTAGTTGGTCCCTCCAGTGCTGGACAGCCTTCGACCTCAAACAGTTGGTGGGTGGCATTTGTGAAATACGTCATGGCGAACAAGGTAGTTCCCGACCAGTGGACGTGGCATGATGAACCCGGCGATGTGGCCAATGACCATGGTAACTGGCAAACACTTCGTCAGCAGTACAATGCACCCGACAACCaggtcaacatcaacgagtACGCCACATTCTCGCAGCAGGTTGCGACAGGTGCAGCCTGGTGGATCTCGCGTCTGGAGCGATACAACTACATCGGGCTTCGCGGAAACTGGCTCAGCGGATGCCACTTGCACGACTTCATGGCGTCTCTGCTAGGCAAGTCCGATGACAACAGCTGCACTGCTGGAGGGTACGTCCCCAACGGCGAGTACCAAGTTTACAAGTATTACAACCTCAACATGACCGGCACTCGAGCCACCACGACTGGCAGCGGGGATGGAAAGCTGGACGTGTATGCAACTATCGGAAAAGACAAGGTTCGCGTTTTAACCGGTGTAAATATCGTCACTGGTACCTGGtacatcaccatcaacaacctcagctcCGTGGGTCTCCCAACTTCAGGCAGTCTTGCTATCCATACCTATGGATTTGTTGATAATGGCCACTATGGAGGAGTCTCAGCCCCCACTGATCGAGGAGTGTATTCACATACCTATTCTGGAAATTCGGTGACGTTTGCTGTTTACCAGACAGATGCGGATAAGAACACTGCTTGGGCTTTTGAGTTTGCAGTTGGTCATTGATAGCAAGATGCAATCTGTTCGGATAGTTGGCATTTGGTCTGCCATGCTAGATACTTGAAAAATAGTCGAATCGAGCAAGTTCATTATCAGGAAGTTACTGGCCGATTTCCTTTGTCTTGTTAGCGTGGTTGGGTCTTGTGAGTGCTGCCAGCAATGAAGGTTTCTTCAGTTTACTGCTCTCCGATTTCGCCTCGCACGAACAAGCGATTGATACCTTGTTTCTCAAGGTTACCCGCTTCGGCCCTAATGATGCATTGAGTGATTAGTGGGACACGTTTGCGACTCATGGCTGATGCGTCCCTAGTCACGTTGACTAGCATTTCACATACTGTTTCTTGGGAACTTGTGTATAGTGACTAAATAATGACGCGGGATTGCCGCGAATTTGGGCAAAATGGCAACTGACTTCCTATTATGGCCGACAGTGCGGAGCAGGTGAATCCTTCAGAACCCTGTCAGCCTCGTATTATGCTCGGTTGCAGCTCATAGACATGGTCGAAATGGAGACTCCTCTGGGCATTTATCTGATGACTCTCAGACAAGGGACTTTAGGAGGAAAGGTATGGGCAAAATACCGCTGAATACTCATTTGTCTAATGTTTTAGTATGTACCTTACTGTAATTTGCAGGATTGATCTTGCAGATTAGCGTATATTAATATCTTTCAAACACACCATTAATCTATGAAACAGTGTGTCAGCCCACAGCACATCGATGGATCTCCTGATCCACAGCGTTGCAATCTCCTTCCCTACACCGTCAGCATGCGTGTTCCGTATAACCTGCGTTGTTTTTTCAACATTAAAAATGTACATAAAAGCAGCAAACTCTGCTCTTTAGTCCTTCGGTTCATTGACAAACCAACGATCAACAGTTTGGTAGTCGAACATAGTTCGCTATGGTTCTTGTTTCTCGTCTATTCCAGGGCCTTGGCCTCGCAGGCTTCGCGGTTACAATTTGTCAAGGTGCTGCTCTTGACAGTCGATCGCTCGCTGAAAGAGCGTCCTCGAGCGATCGTCTGGTATTCGCTCATTTCATGGTATGCATATCCACCCCTCACACCCATACTCAATTAACACCGCGAGATTGGCATTGTTGGCAACAGACAAAACTCTGCCGATTATGACGATGATATGAAGCGTGCAAAGTCTGCTGGCATTGACGCCTTTGCCCTCAACATCGGCACCGACGATTACACGGATGCACAGCTCGATTACGCGTATGAATCTGCCGACCGTAATGGTATGAAGGTTTTCATCTCATTCGACTTTCACTTCTGGTCAGTTGGCGATGCAGCCGCTGTTGGtcagaaggtcaagaagtaTGCCGACCGACCAGGTCAGCTACGCATTGACAACAGAGTTTTTGTTTCCAGTTTTGCAGGAGATAACCTCGATGCCAACGGTGTTAGAAGTGCTTCTGGCTCTAATATCTTCTTCGTCCCCAACTTTACTCCTTGGGGAGGCTCTACGAATGGTATTGATGGTGCTCTGAACTGGATGGGCTGGCCAAACGATGGTAATAACAAGGCGCCTAAGGATGGTAAGAGTGTCAGTGTCGCCGATGGCGACAAGAGTTACACGAACTGGCTTGGAAACAAAAAGTACATGGCTCGTAAGTATCCCCCGTCTACATGATAGTACAGGTGACTGACTCACAACTAGCTATCTCGCCTTGGTTCTTTACTCACTATGGTCCTGAGGTCGACTGGTCCAAGGTGAGTTCCCTCTTGTAACGGAAAAGGAATGGCTAAAGGAATAACAATATCAGAACTGGGTCTTCCCGAGCGGCTCACTCATCTTTGACCGCTGGAACGAGGTTCTTCAGAATGGATTCCCTATGGTTGAAATTCTCACCTGGAACGACTATGGCGAGTCTCACTATATCGGACCCCTCAAAAACAAACACACCGACGATGGAGCATCCAAATGGTCCAACGATATGCCTCACAACGGTTGGCTTGATCTCTCTAAACCCTTTATCGCCGCATATAAGAACAAAGACACCAACGTGGTCAAGTATGTCGAAAAGGATCAGATTATCTACTGGTATCGCCGTAATCTGAAGGCCCTCAACTGCGATGCTACCGATACAACCTCTGGCAGAGCGCCACCTAAGCCGAATGAGAATTATTTTCAGGGCCGCCCGGATGGATGGCAAACAATGGAAGACACTGTCTATGTCGTGAGTCTGCTCCAGTCTGCTGGAACggtcatcatcaaatcagGCAGCAACACTGTTACAAAAGAGGTTCCTGCTGGAGCTACTCTTATCAAGGTCGATGCCGGCCTTGGCAAGCAGACATTCACTCTCAAACGTGGCAGCAATAACGTCTTATCCGATACCTCACTCATGGACATCACGTCTGTCTGCCCCTGCGGCTTGTACAACTTTAATGCCTATGTTGGCACCGTTGCCGCCAGCTTCTCTGACCCTCTTGATAGCAGTGGTCTCGCGTCGTTGACTGTCGGTCTACGTGTCACAACGTGCCAGCCTAAGCCTTCTCTCGGAACCAACCCAGCTTCCCCGACACAAGGAAATGAACCCCCCACGACGACTGACCCAGGGAACGGAGAGGCTTGCATTGAGGGCGCTGTAGCAGACGGTCAAAGTAGTAACTATCTTGGTCTTTGCAAGTTCACTTGTGCCTATAACTACTGCCCACCAGCTCAATGCAAGTGTACCAGGTATGGAACAGCTGTATCCCCTCCAGCTTCTAATGGTCGTGAAGGCTGCCCTGCCactggtcttgatgatagcTACAAGGGACTGTGCAGTTATACTTGTAATCATGGATACTGTCCTGATACGGCTTGCAGATATTGCTAAGGATACAATCTGTAACTACCTGTAATAATGCTGCCAAAGCTTGTATTTATTCCTATTACTATATAGATATTACCTTGCCTTGTATTGCGGCTGCCTACCATCGGAAGATGCCCTTCCTGCACTTTCAAAAGCTCTGTACTTCGACAAGGGCCAGCCGAATGCTTCAAAACATAAGACGAAGTTACTAGACCTGTGTTGCAAGTGCGCGAAATCTCTCGCTTATGCTGTGAATGCAGTCCGCTCTCGGAAAGATAAAAGCGAGGCAGATGAGCTTTTAGCTCAACGAGATTCTCAGCAATAGAGATCTTAGGGATTATAAATTCCTAGTTACTATATCTAAAATTTTTATATTCGTTTTCCAAATATTAAAGATTTAGAATAAAGTAAGTCTTGtttaagtattatatagTATAAGATCCCATCTTGCGCAGAGGAACTTGGCGATAAAACATTGTATCAATTTCCTGATAAGTCCGTCCTTTGAGCTCGGGGATATAGAAAACACAGATAATGGAAGCAAAGGCCGAGAGTCCACCAAAGATAAAGCCAACTTTGCCGCCGAGGTTCTAAAACAATTAGCATATTCAGTCGTTCAAGAACAGGGCAAAACTTACGCCAGCGTCAGGATTGACCATATATGGAACAGCGAAGAACATAATAATACCAAAAATAGCCTGAGTTGCAGTGGCCAAAGCGGTTGTTCGCGCCCTTTGGGACAGGGAGGAGACTTCCCCCAGTAAAACAAATGCTACCGCGCCAATCGTGAGGAAGTACACAAATGAGAAGATAACAGTCAGAGCAGACATAGCCCACTTGGCGGCACCTGTTGGCACTACATCGAGAACaccgatgagaagaagaatggtcGTACAGGCGAACATTCCCAGGATAAAGATAGGGCGGCGGCCAAAGCGGTTCACAATAAACCACGAGCAAATATTGCCAGCTACACCACAGGCGgtaacaccaacaccaaggttCAGAGACTTTTGCGTATTGAGTCCAGCTAATTGGAAAAAATAGGTGGAGAAGCTGAGGACGAAAATGATACCGACGGCATGTTGACAAGCAAAGACACCGATAGAAATAAATGTACGAACTCTATCAGTGCCCTTGAATGCCGAGATGTAGGAAGGATTAGCCATGGTGGCCTCCTCTTCGACTGTTTGCTGAATGGCTTGAAGCTTTTCCAATGCCTCAAATTCAGATCCATACAGATCCTGAAGGACAATTCTggcctcttccatctttccAGCTCGCACAAGATACCAAGGTGACTCGGGAGAGAGGAAGCtaccgatgaagaggaagacagAAAAGATCAGCTGCGCCAGGAATGGTCCTCGGAAAGCCCAAACGTCGTCTCGGTTACCAAAACCCGAAGTCACCGAATTCGATATCAGTTGACCGACGgcaatggcaaggttgacACCAGCGGTAGAGAGACCACGTAAGACAGTCGGGGCGATCTCGGAGCAGGTGATAGGGCCCAGTGTCAAGTAAAAGCCAACTCCGACGCCAAGGATAAGCTTGCTGACTACGAAAGCAGCTCGGGTGGAAGAAAAGGACTCTCCCATGATGCCTCCAGTCACAACAAGAACGCCCAAAGTAAGACTCTTCTTGCGGCCCATCTTATCGGAGATGGCGCTGCAAGCAAAACCTCCAAAGAACTGACCGACGGAAGAGACGATGTTGAAAGCGGTCAGCCAGTCCGCCGGGATCACCCAGTCACCATTGAGCTCgtgacttcatcatggatTAGAAATAATATTATCAGAGGGGTGAAATGAAATGGTGACTTACCCATAGTATTTGCGAAAGGCTGGAACACCTACCATGGCACCGTTGACCTGGGTATCAAAACCCCCTGGTTGGACAAGTCAGCATCTCACAGTAGATATGCGGGTATCATCCGACGAGCGAAAACTCACAACCCACAGCACACATGCACCAGAAGAAAGACCACCAGATAATCTTGGGGTGCTTTCGAACGACATCCTTGAAGGTCAGACTATGTTCGTTGGCATTGGCCACTTGGATCTGATCCAGCATGTGTTTGTCAGAGACTGCCATATGCTCAACGGTTGCGTCTATGTGGCTGAAGGTACTCTTTTGGTCGAGTGCATGCTGACTGGTGTTGGACATGGTGAGGCTGATGTTGTATTGTCAAATTTCAATCAGAAGAGTAGTTggcgatgctgttgatgatcatttgaagggaaaaaaagggaagaagagcgtGCTCTTTGTATCTTATATCACTCCGGTGGCCGGTGAGTTTGTCGACATGATATGCTATTCGGTTGCGACCCAGGCCATTTCCAAGCCAACCGAGTCTGGGGAAGGTTTGGTCTAATTCGCGGGGTCGCGAGGAAACTCTTAGACTTGTTCCCCATGCGGGGAAGAATGGCTCAACTAGGCGAAAACTGGTATAGAACCATGACTTCTACACATCGGATTTGGACCCGACACTCCGCTAGTTTCCGAtgccttgtttcttgctGGATAAAGAGAAACCGTCACTCAACATCACTCGTATCTCTTTTTAGCATTCCCCCCCCGACATTCCGCTGCCCTTCTTTttatctttctctcaacGCCATGGCGTCTCAATCTCGCCGTCGCGCAGACAGTCACCGTGCTTCCATCAGCCGCCCTGGCTCTACGTACGCTAGGAAACGAGCCATCAAAGCATGCCAGGTATGCCGCGCTCGGAGAACAAAGTGCGATCAGCAACGGCCGGCCTGTTCATTCTGCGTAAAAGCTGGCGTGCAATGTGTTTTCGAACCAGACACCAATGTGACATTCGATCAAGCGAGCCTTGCTATCCTAGACCGGCTCGACCGACTCGAGCGTAAGATAGACAGCCAATCGAGGCCCCAGCCGGCGTTCCTAGGGACCCATTATGATGACAGTATCCATGAGACCAGCAACGACTTATCGCCCGAGCCTAGTGTCATCCACGAGATTCTTTTCCCTATTACGATCGACAAAGTCCTCCAATGGAGCGTCTTCAGAGACGTCCAGTTACCAATTCTGACGTCCCATACACAACAACCCCCTGGGTCACAGTCTGAATGCAGTAATGCACAGAGACCATGGGTAGACGAGATTCTCGACCGGGTATCATGCGAGCGATGGCTCAGTAGCTTCTTCGCCCATATTCATGTCAAGAACCCAATCTTGGACGAGGAAGAAACACGAAGACTTGTCTCCAGGCTGTGCGCACAGGGACTCGACTGGAGCATCGACTCCGGTCTGGCGCTTCTGGTTTGCGCCAACGGAGCCATTGCCCGACCACTCGAAGAGCATCTCCCTCTATCACACCCAGACAGACGAATGGCGATTTACCTATTCGAGGCAGCACAGAGAAGAGTTAGTGGCGGCTTAGGTCCAGTGGGACTGATACATGCTCAGTGCGCCTTTCTATCCGGGGTTCTTCTCATGTCACTGATACGACCTGTCGAGGCTTGGACAACATTTGTACACGGATTGGCGATTTGCCACTCGCTTCCTTATACCCGACAACTCGACCCTACTTCGGGCCAGACAAGTACGCAGGAGACTTCAGAACAGAGTGTTTTATGGTCGTGCTGGAAGTCTGAACAGGAGCTCAGGTTCGAACTGGGCATGTCTAGCCCCACTGTATTGGCTGATGACCCTCCCGAGCTGTTCCCCAAGCCTCCCGATGGATGCGAAGGTGATTTTGAGCGAGCATGGTACTTTTACCTGTCCGAGATAGCTCTATGGAGAGTCGAGGTGAATGCTCGAAGAATAATGGGCCAGCTCCAGCATGGAAGCTGGCTGTCGGTTTCAAGAGTTTTAAGAGAGATCAGAAAAGATACATCACATCAACTCGAGACATGGCAAGCCTCACTACCGCCGCTCGTCAGTATCGAAAATGAATCCTCTCCTTATGGAGGtgtcgaggatgatgtgaTCCGATTCGTACTGCGCGGGCGCATCACGTATATCCGCGAGCTTATTTCCTGGCCGTTTATGTATTTTGCTCTTAATGAAGCTGTAGACCAAGAGTTGGATGATCATGATACTTCTGCTGCACTGGCTTGTCACCACCAAAGGTTGCTCGTTAATGCACCAGGTTACTACCATCGTCACCACGGGACTTGGCTTATGCTGCGAAGCTCCGCAAGAAGCGCAAGTATACTGCTTGGGTTTGCACGCTTACACCCCGGGTCTACCCTTTTGCCTTTAGGTTGGAAGGACACAGTCTTGGATACCTTGAAAATGGTCGAATACTGGAGCCTTGAGGCCGATGGAATGCTTTCGGTATTACAAACAATGAAATGGCTCGTCGAAGTTGTGTAGTGATCCTACCATTATTTGCGGCATGTAGCAAGCTGCAATCAAATTTCCAATCAATTTATCTGCTAATTGTACATATTGTGCGCTTCAATACAGCTTACAAACCACGCGAATTGCCTCCTTGTCCCCAGAGTGTCCAGCaacctcaatctcaacagaACTAACCAACAAGCAGAATTTTCCATTGACCCATCGTTCAATTGGCCGTAAGGATGCTTCAATACATATTCGCTTCGACTCCCTCGATTGCAAGTAAGCATTCCTGAAACCAAGCAAGACCCGATGCGGAAACTCTGCCATCTTAGGGTATCCATACACCTGGGCAACGTGATGGCCGGATCTCAGACCTATATTTTCCACGTCCAACGCGACCTTGATAATCCTCCGGCCTGTCAAATACTCACATTCAAGGTTCATGAATCGAAACTTTGTATAGGACAACCCATAACCGAGTGGAAAAGCCGCGTCAACTCCAAGCTTATCGAGCAGAGCTTGGCCGTACCAACGATCATATTTGATACTTGATGCTTCGATGTCAAGTTCTGGGAGGTGGCTTTCATCCTTAGGGATAGAGAATGGTAATCTACCTCCAGCATCGACACGTCCAAGCAAGACGTCTGCAAGTGCATGGCCACCCTCTGACCCAGCGTACCAACTGATCAAGATAGCAGGTGTTTTATCTTTCCATTCCTGCATTATAACAGCACCGGCGCAAATAAGCACCACGATTGTATGTGAGTTGACAGACGCCACGGCATTGATAACTTGAACGTCTCGTGGTCTTAATCGCAGGGACCGTCGGTCgccaccagcaccaacttcCAATGCTGATTCTTGTTTTCCTTGGGCTGGATTTCCCCGCACAATCGACAAcatctcttcctcgtcaGGATTTCTCGTCGGGGGGAATAGCTCAGATAGGCTAGGGTCATTCTGGAGCGAAGGCACCACATATTCGCCCTCATCCCCGGCATCGTAGCCTACGataacaacagcaacatctgCTTGCTCGGCGGCCTCTCGAGCGGCTTCTGGATTGTCACTATCTTCAAGAATAACATCTGCGCTCGGAATTTCACTCTTGAGTCCTTGGTAGGGGGTGACGATGGTCGGTGAAAAAACCTGTGAGGATCCCTTGTCCCCCGTGTTGGGTTTATTTGCCAGACGGCCAATAACAGCCAAACGAGATAGAGCTTCTGATTTGAGTGGCAGAACCGGATTGAAATTGATAGAGTCATTCTTAAGAAGAACCATTGATCGTCCTGCAACCTCTCGGGCGAGCTGTCGATGTTCTGCACAGAAGACAACCGACTCATCAGGTGCTTCctggacaagaagagagcCAAATTCGAGCTGGGTGCGCAAAATGTTCATGGCCGCTTTGCCGACATCAACCCAGGATATTTCACCACTCATCAATGCATCATTCAGATGCATTGCCCGTTGTTGCATGAAAGGAGCTTCAATATCCAAGCCGTTCTTCAGAGAAGTCGCAGCGTTTCGTAGACCGAAAATGAAGTCTGTCATGACGAATCCAGTGAAATGCCACTGGTCGCGCAGGATATCTGTAAGTAAGAGCCTGCTCTGCCCAGCCCACTCGCCGTTGACCGAGTTATATGAAGACATGACTGATGCTGCGCCAGCTTCGATAACTTTCCTGAAGTGAGCAAGGTATACTTCATGAAGCACGTCTTCGTCTACTTGTACATCAACTCGGAACCGAGCATTCTCTATCGAGTTCAAAGCAAAATGCTTAACGCATGCCATGATATGATTTTGAACGCCCTGGGTGAGTGCAGTGCCAAATTCGCCCAACAAAATGGGGTCTTCTCCATATGTCTCCTGGATGCGACCCCAAGCTGGATGGCGCGGGAGGTTGATACATACACCAGCGAAGAGATTGGCGCCTTGGGCCTTGCCTTCGAGTCCAATAGCATTACCAACACGCCGTTCGAGGTCAACATCCCAGGTTGCACCGCGCGCCATAGCAATTGGAAAGGCTGTCGACGAGCCCATGACAATGCCCCTGGGCCCATCAGTAAACTTTACTCCCGGAATGTTGAGACGAGGGATCGCGCCCATGACAAATGGTTTGCGGTTATAACGATCGCAGAGTATTTCCCGCAGACCATCCCAGAAAGGCATGTCTCCATCCAGGAAATGCAAACGCTCGGCTGGTGACATTTCTGCCAGCAGGCGGATGGCAACAGCTGAAGGATCATGGCCATTTTCGACTTCCTTCACGGCCTTGTCGAAGGTCAGAGTCTGGGAGATTTCATGATCGTGATCCTGGCGTCGATGTGTCTGGATTGCTAGGGTAGCGTTCTTCATGATGACAGGACTGCAAAGAATGATGCTGGGTAGGATGTAGCTATGCAGTGCATGTGCGAAATGGTTTGAAAAGGTGATATTGGTTTCTTCAACTGAGAAAGAAATATGACAGCCTGTTGTAGAAACCACTCCACGGTGGAAGACACGTGAATCATTGGTTGTGCCATTTTCTGATCGCGGAGTATCGGGTCATGTCCGATGCCAACCTAGGCAAACTCAACCTGCGGAGTGTCGGGTCAAACACCGAACGGTATCAGCTGATGATGTGAGAGGTGTACCGACGCATAGACACTAGTTAGTTACCCCAGACTATCACCCCGCATATTGGGATGATGCCATGAATTGCCGCATCCTGCAGTCCAATAACCTTAACGCGTTATTTGGCTAAAGTCAGAAACTCGCTGGCAGTTGCGCCATTGGCGCGTTTGGATCTCCTTCTCTGGTCATTTTGGGTACTTTGTTAGGTACGCTATTGGTGTCTGAAGTGATACTTCGTTAAAAAGTATTTATTGTACATAATCTTGAATATATAAGACTTCCATCATTCTTTATCTTGTATCCTCCAAACACATTCTTTACCCCGAATCACAATAAATAACAAAGCTCCCTTCAA encodes:
- a CDS encoding murein transglycosylase, which translates into the protein MVLVSRLFQGLGLAGFAVTICQGAALDSRSLAERASSSDRLVFAHFMIGIVGNRQNSADYDDDMKRAKSAGIDAFALNIGTDDYTDAQLDYAYESADRNGMKVFISFDFHFWSVGDAAAVGQKVKKYADRPGQLRIDNRVFVSSFAGDNLDANGVRSASGSNIFFVPNFTPWGGSTNGIDGALNWMGWPNDGNNKAPKDGKSVSVADGDKSYTNWLGNKKYMAPISPWFFTHYGPEVDWSKNWVFPSGSLIFDRWNEVLQNGFPMVEILTWNDYGESHYIGPLKNKHTDDGASKWSNDMPHNGWLDLSKPFIAAYKNKDTNVVKYVEKDQIIYWYRRNLKALNCDATDTTSGRAPPKPNENYFQGRPDGWQTMEDTVYVVSLLQSAGTVIIKSGSNTVTKEVPAGATLIKVDAGLGKQTFTLKRGSNNVLSDTSLMDITSVCPCGLYNFNAYVGTVAASFSDPLDSSGLASLTVGLRVTTCQPKPSLGTNPASPTQGNEPPTTTDPGNGEACIEGAVADGQSSNYLGLCKFTCAYNYCPPAQCKCTRYGTAVSPPASNGREGCPATGLDDSYKGLCSYTCNHGYCPDTACRYC